The genomic stretch TTATCTTTATTGTATTTAACATGATATTTTGGTTATATTATGTTGATGGCTATGTTTCCTACATATTACACTTTAATATGATGATTAATGTTATTATGATtttggtagatgattatagtatggGATGTAATCATTGAAATGCGGGAGAAATTGTTATTCCGTTGCAATATGCATATTGATTAAACACGGAGCTTTCAAATTGTGTTATAATATGATCAGTGCATGTTTGTATGTTTTGTTGTTTGGTTTTTATTGCTATGGAAACAACATGTGACGTCCTTTTAAGTATATGCATATTACAACATGTGAATATAGATATTtatttggggtttagaaaatgggtgttacaTCGAGAACAACATTCTCGATAGATCATTCTTAGCAACGCTGGATGCAGTAGCCTCTACACTCCATATGAAGATGAAATTAAAATTACTCTGCCTCCTAGGATGTACTCGTTTATGTTATGTTGCTTGTCAATTtggtaatttgatttatttttcataattgagTCTCCTCGTATAGTTACACATTCTTAGGTTAAGTGTTAAATCATTTATCGTATGCATAAGTCGAACCATTTGGTTAAAGTTAACACAATATATTTCTTGTCGATTAGTCGGACTTTTGGATCAAAAAACACATGATagcatgattcaaatcatgtgAAGTATCAATATATTTTGTGAGAAGTATCTTTGTCACGTTAATAACGAGTTATCTCTAATGTAAGCAACTTAGGCCTAATCCCTAAATTAAATTTCAATGATTCAAATAAATGTGAATATTGTAAGCAAGCTAAAATAACTAAGACTTCacataaatcaattattaaaGAAGCTGGTCCCCTAGATCTATACATTCTGATATATGTGAATTAGATGGAACTTTAACTAGAAatagtaaacattattttatcacttttattgacGATTGTTCTGATTATATGTATGTATACTTAATGAAGAGTAAAAGTGAAGCGCTTAACATGTTTAAGATGTATGTAAGTGAAATTAAGAATCAACTTAGTAAGAAGATTAAGAGATTTCGTATTGATAGGGGACTTGAATACGATTTTGGGTTATTTAatgacttttataaaaaaattgaattgtacatgaaacgactgctcTATATTCTCTTGAATGGTAAAGCAAAAAGTTACAATAAAACTCTTATTAAActtgcaattatgatgaattttggtgttgCACCTTACTGGTGGAGGGGATTTTATTGCGTGTTTTCTATGTCTTGAATAGAGTTCCCAAGTCAAAAAGTAAGATCTCTCCTCTCGCTGCTTTGCTTCATTCatctgattttttttcttttatgtttgtttGAGTGGCTTATCGCGTCATCAACGACTGGGTTATTTCCAGACACAACAAGTGGTTTCATCACCATCTGAAGGCATATTTCTTTGAACGATTCATTACAGTGCAAATGATAATCGTAACTTTGAACATGTTCCTTTATGCTGGAGACGTCATCGAAACTCGACTGTATTGCATAATTATTGGCAGTACGATGAAACGTCTAAAAGAAAATGACCTATTACGCGAATCGTCCCGATAATTTTTTTCTGGCAATTTTTCAAAACCAAAAACAACATTAAAAGATCATTTTAGTTGAGAAGTTTTTATGTGTTAAAAATGTATGTATTCATAATTCATGTACACaagaaatatatttattattgtaGTACTTATATCAAATTAGTCTCaatctttttttaaattatataaaaataagttcatacaaataatttcaaattagtCCCTTGTATTTGAACATTGGTTATCAAATAGGTCATGTCATTCAGATGGCAACTTAATTAGTCACTTCATAACTATCAATATTGTCATATAATATAAACTAACAAAGGAACATAATTGAGAAACATTTtacattattataaattaatttaaaatggtAATAGAGTCAAAGACGTGTTAAAGAGCAGCTTAAAGATGGGAGCTTCTACGATGAAGTTGCAAAAATAATAACTTTAAAAAGTTATTTGAAAATGGATTTAGTGttacaagaaaaatatataatttttattctttGGATTAATCTAACGgtgagtttattttttttaatttatttataaaaaaaaattaatcatcatcttctaccttttaGTTGGGTCACCTCAACCCGATTTAAAATCCGGAATCACCATCTtgtgttcatcatcttcacttatatctcaacaaaaaatttaaaaatcaccaaatcaattaattaattcacaAATTATATACCGTTGAAACTAGAATTTCACCAAgatttcaaatatgtattcaaaatttcaaaacaagCCGTGAATTTAACAAATCGAAGGAAAAAAGTTGTGTGAAACTCGAACACAAACACACTTATCCGACTTGGTTATGAGGTTTTATGAAAAACTAATTATAGAATCGAGTTCGTGGTGaaattctgcttttaatggtgtATTCATTCGCTTGAAACAGTTAAGAATCATGATTTTTCCATTTTTGTGTTCTTGAGTTCATGAGAGTTCTTGAACACAAATTTGAAAATCATCAAATCAACAAATTAATTCACAAATTATATACCGTTGGAATCGGAATTTcaccacgatttcaaatatgtactcaaaattgcaaaacaaGCCTTGAAATCGAAGCAAAAAAGTGGCGTGAAACTCGAACACAAACACACTCGGTTTGGTTATGAGGTTTTATGAAAACTAATTATAGAATCATGTTCGTGGTGAAATTCGCTTCTACTGGTGTATTCATTTGCTCGAAACAGTTAAGATTCAAGATTTTGCCATTTTTGTGTTATTGAGTTCATGAGAGTTCTTGAACATATTTTTTGAATCGgaatgaaaattaaaatgaaaatgaagaTTTATGGATGTACAAGATGAAAATCtggatttatgaaaataaaaaattctgATTAATAAGGTACACGGTAATAATATGCATCATATAATCCTACTTTGGCATTGACTAagttaaaaatgaaaatttttaagTCAATATTACTTTTTGATTGGTCAAATTTATAACTtcaccaaaaaaaattatttttgtgacTTCACCTTAGAATTCTCCCTTAAAAATACATATAGACTAATATGACTATTTGCTCGAGAATGTGATATATATTAAATCTAATACACACAGAATATAGTCAGGATGTAAGTTGATCATTAGAAAACCATGAAAAGTTTACAAAGTATGAGTTCCTTCAACATGACACAGAGAGCATCAAATATATAAAAGAGATCACTCATacaatcaaaattaaaacaacatgAAAATAGCAAACCAATTTGCATATAAAATGCTAAATTCTGATAACTATGCTAGTAAACCTTGAGGGCACAAACTTGAAGCTtagacaacaacaaaaaaaaaactaattaatcatTCCTCCAACAGAAAGAAAGCTTTCCTTATAAACAACCACTTGAGAACAATTTCTTTTTGCTTTAACACCAATGTTCTCCACTACTCCAGTAGATAAATCAAGACAAGCTAGTTCATCATCGCCTTTTCTGAAAAACACATTACCCTTCTTCTTGCCCGATCCTATAGGATGCTCGATACAAGACAATGGTCTAACATCAAAGAGTTTAGTCCACGATTCCGCAACACCAGCCTCACCCAAAACTGATATTGATATGTTAAAAGAAGGCGAAGTTTTCTTTACATAACTTAATATCATTGCAACATGCCCATTCAACACAGCCAAATGTCTATCAAACCCTATAAAATCATCCAAATTAATGGGAAAGAGAGTGGTAATATGCATCTCATTGCTCAAATTAAACGACACAACATATGTTTCATCATCTGACTCCCCCCACCAATAGCACACTCCATTCAAATACACTTCAACACCCAATCCATGACTCAGTAGGTAACGCTCTTGCATGTCAAGATTAATTTTCTTCCATGAGTTGCTTCTCAAACTATATAACTCCCAAAAAGGACCCGATGGCACTGATTGCCAATAG from Vicia villosa cultivar HV-30 ecotype Madison, WI linkage group LG4, Vvil1.0, whole genome shotgun sequence encodes the following:
- the LOC131596914 gene encoding F-box protein CPR1-like; amino-acid sequence: MFGKNPYDEATLLLNHFDNIDRKWKLYLVSADEEFESKVQLNWPFPFSQNFGPSYPHIVGSAINGILCIYNKQNSSMIVLWNPVTDKLTRVPPSRARLLYNEYETLFVIHGFGYDHVNDDYKIIQRIVYFGRYWQSVPSGPFWELYSLRSNSWKKINLDMQERYLLSHGLGVEVYLNGVCYWWGESDDETYVVSFNLSNEMHITTLFPINLDDFIGFDRHLAVLNGHVAMILSYVKKTSPSFNISISVLGEAGVAESWTKLFDVRPLSCIEHPIGSGKKKGNVFFRKGDDELACLDLSTGVVENIGVKAKRNCSQVVVYKESFLSVGGMIN